In Alloyangia pacifica, the following proteins share a genomic window:
- a CDS encoding ABC transporter permease yields MSNVILTPAIKKPLSLTLPVLAAAGAFAGVFIGAANGSVLLGILLGALVMAGFAFAAMSLSKELEKPLRWGIIVVFALLGFLSGGVSGGLVGVLFGWFFGWFTYWIGFGRYRVPLVPYLSSGQVLWHYSFRVICGAIFVFLITPILVVMPLSFNAEDFFTFTPEMLRFDPAGYSLKHYRDFFTNPEWTGAVKNSLIIAPLATIISVSLGTLAAIGLSQSHVPGKRAIMAILISPMIVPLIISATGMYFFYSKINIVGTLWGVVLAHAVLGIPFVIITVTATLVGFDRSLVRAAANMGANPVTTFFRVQMPLILPGVISGALFAFITSFDEVVVVLFIGSAELQTLPWQMFTGLREQLSPTILAAATVLVAISILLLATVEMLRRRSERLRGMSPG; encoded by the coding sequence ATGAGCAACGTCATTCTCACGCCCGCCATCAAGAAACCCCTGTCGCTGACCCTACCGGTGCTCGCCGCGGCGGGGGCCTTCGCCGGGGTCTTCATCGGCGCGGCCAACGGCTCGGTGCTGCTCGGCATCCTGCTCGGCGCGCTGGTCATGGCCGGCTTCGCCTTTGCCGCCATGTCGCTGTCGAAGGAGCTGGAAAAGCCGTTGCGCTGGGGCATCATCGTCGTCTTCGCGCTGCTGGGCTTTCTCAGCGGGGGCGTCTCGGGCGGCCTTGTCGGAGTGCTCTTCGGCTGGTTCTTCGGCTGGTTCACCTACTGGATCGGCTTTGGGCGCTACCGGGTGCCGCTGGTGCCCTATCTGTCGTCGGGACAGGTGCTCTGGCATTACAGCTTCCGCGTCATCTGCGGCGCGATCTTCGTCTTCCTGATCACGCCGATCCTGGTGGTCATGCCGCTTTCGTTCAACGCGGAGGACTTCTTCACCTTCACCCCCGAGATGCTGCGCTTCGATCCGGCGGGCTACTCGCTGAAACACTACCGGGACTTCTTCACCAATCCCGAATGGACCGGCGCGGTGAAGAACTCGCTGATCATCGCGCCGCTGGCGACGATCATCTCGGTGAGCCTTGGCACGTTGGCGGCCATCGGCCTGTCGCAAAGTCACGTTCCGGGCAAGCGCGCGATCATGGCCATCTTGATCTCGCCGATGATCGTGCCGCTGATCATCTCGGCCACCGGCATGTATTTCTTCTACTCGAAGATCAATATCGTCGGCACGCTCTGGGGCGTGGTTCTGGCGCATGCGGTGCTGGGCATTCCCTTTGTGATCATCACCGTCACAGCGACGCTGGTCGGCTTCGACCGGAGCCTCGTGCGGGCGGCGGCAAACATGGGCGCGAACCCGGTGACCACCTTCTTCCGGGTGCAGATGCCGCTGATCCTGCCCGGGGTGATCTCGGGCGCGCTCTTTGCCTTCATCACCTCCTTCGACGAGGTGGTGGTGGTGCTGTTCATCGGCTCGGCCGAGCTCCAGACCCTGCCGTGGCAGATGTTCACCGGCCTGCGCGAGCAGCTCTCGCCGACCATCCTCGCGGCGGCGACGGTGCTGGTGGCGATCTCGATCCTGCTGCTGGCGACGGTCGAGATGCTGCGCCGCCGCTCCGAGCGCCTGCGGGGCATGTCGCCGGGCTGA